A single Dermacentor variabilis isolate Ectoservices chromosome 9, ASM5094787v1, whole genome shotgun sequence DNA region contains:
- the LOC142558134 gene encoding uncharacterized protein LOC142558134 — MPDHVRRDLHRVCDSVSGVNWRPTRFVDELMLTRYACCVCHVIPSTTIVLPCGHALCEQCQAGCVIEDGGSVCPLDGKPFSGNECDSCHLSAEKKHDLKAHCWNEVHGCDFVGTLETLLRHFEAECAFHAFPCQRCGESVPNTKLPAHYIGGCRNALSSAAQAESSRQGGTTVVTASDVTAAGREIGTSVRYTCDDEITVLPSQVNERAEAARMQSATLASSIEALSANVSLAAEKLSELFGEHSQLQQRLLAWAAGEGRVAREGGATDAASSSGGSTRSRQGTDILRNLEHLAGESVMCLGSLLQVAKSDNKQPMLQLFLLPPRIDEATEGCVDTRASNSVAVNEVVYHALLSNFLWVGTCYSIPIRLHRRDVWFRVAVSAEVMKERVKVWGKVVKITWIGKPENSKLPEVIRVSLLGREGSSDLSLQSGSEKCQQVYLLEHLCPPYSRGCYIFEIAMRD; from the exons ATGCCTGACCACGTACGGCGAGACCTGCACCGCGTGTGCGACTCGGTCAGCGGCGTCAACTGGCGCCCGACGCGGTTCGTCGACGAGCTGATGCTGACTCGCTACGCCTGCTGCGTGTGCCACGTGATTCCGAGCACGACGATCGTACTGCCCTGTGGTCACGCCCTGTGCGAGCAGTGCCAGGCAGGTTGCGTCATCGAAGACGGCGGAAGCGTGTGTCCCCTGGACGGAAAGCCATTCAGCGGGAACGAGTGCGACAGTTGTCACCTGTCAGCTGAGAAAAAGCACGACCTGAAG GCTCACTGCTGGAACGAAGTCCACGGCTGCGATTTTGTTGGCACCCTGGAGACCCTTCTACGGCACTTCGAGGCAGAGTGCGCCTTCCACGCGTTTCCGTGTCAACGATGCGGCGAGAGCGTCCCGAACACCAAGCTTCCGGCCCACTACATCGGTGGTTGCAGAAACGCATTGTCATCAGCGGCACAGGCCGAGTCATCGCGACAAGGTGGCACCACCGTCGTCACTGCCAGTGACGTCACTGCAGCCGGACGGGAAATCGGAACGTCGGTGAGGTACACTTGTGACGACGAGATCACGGTGCTTCCGAGTCAGGTCAACGAACGCGCGGAGGCGGCCAGAATGCAAAGCGCCACGCTCGCATCTAGTATAGAGGCGCTGAGTGCCAACGTTTCGCTCGCCGCCGAGAAATTATCGGAGCTGTTCGGCGAGCACTCGCAGTTGCAACAGCGCTTGCTCGCCTGGGCGGCCGGGGAAGGTCGTGTGGCCCGAGAAGGTGGGGCGACTGACGCAGCCAGCTCTTCCGGCGGAAGTACGCGTAGTCGGCAGGGGACGGACATCCTTCGAAATTTGGAACACCTGGCTGGCGAGTCGGTCATGTGCCTCGGAAGCTTACTGCAAGTCGCAAAGAGCGATAACAAGCAACCGATGCTTCAGTTGTTCCTGCTTCCGCCCAGAATAGACGAGGCGACGGAAGGTTGTGTCGACACGCGCGCGTCGAACAGCGTAGCAGTGAACGAAGTAGTTTATCATGCGCTTCTGTCAAACTTTTTGTGGGTGGGCACCTGTTACAGCATCCCGATACGGTTGCACAGGCGAGACGTGTGGTTTAGAGTGGCTGTCAGCGCTGAAGTAATGAAAGAACGCGTAAAAGTGTGGGGAAAAGTGGTCAAGATCACTTGGATTGGCAAGCCAGAAAATAGCAAACTTCCGGAAGTCATTAGAGTATCGCTACTGGGCAGAGAAGGTTCTTCCGATTTAAGTTTGCAGAGCGGGAGTGAAAAGTGTCAGCAAGTATATCTATTGGAACATTTGTGCCCCCCCTACTCCAGGGGGTGCTACATATTTGAAATCGCCATGCGCGACTGA